The nucleotide sequence AGTCGTGGGAAATTACCGGACATAAAATCTTATGGGATATGGTGCCATTCGATGTACAATTAATCGGTGGCGTCGTTTTACACGAAGGAAAAATTGCCGAAATGGCAACGGGTGAAGGTAAAACTTTGGTTGCAACACTCCCGATGTATCTCAATGCGCTTCCCGGTCGTGGGGTGCATCTTGTAACAGTGAACGACTACCTCGCAAAACGCGATAGTGAATGGATGGGAAAAATTTTCGAGTTCCACGGAATAACTGTCGGTTGTATCCAATCGCAGATGGATTCACAGCAGCGCCGCAAACAATACGCTTGCGACATAACTTACGGAACTAACAACGAATTCGGCTTCGATTATTTGCGCGACAATATGGTTGTTACACCCGAAGATTTGGTTCAGCGAAAACATAACTATGCAATAGTGGACGAGGTTGACTCGGTATTAGTTGACGAAGCCCGAACGCCCTTAATCATCAGCGGACCGGTGCGCGGTGAGGATAATAAATTTCAGGAAATGAAACCTCGCATTGAAAAGCTGATAAATGCTCAGAGAAATTTTGTAACTAAGATTGCTACCGAAGCTGAAAAATTTTTAGAGGAAGGAAAAACTGAAGATGCCGGTGTGCTTCTGCTGCGTGCGTACCGGGGACTACCGAAACAAAAAAAATTAATGAAACTTCTTTCCGAACCGACAAACAAGCGTCTAATGTATTCAACTGAGATGGAATATATGCGCGACCAATCACGCCGTATGCACGAAATTACCGACGAGCTTTATTATTCGATTGATGAAAAAAACCATTCCATCAATCTATCCGAGAAAGGGCGTGAACTTTTAGCATCATCTAATAAAGAGAAGGACTTTTTTATTTTACCCGATGTTGGGACTGAAGTAAGTTTGTTGGAGAACGATACAACTCTTTCTGAAGATGAGAAAATTAAAAAACGTGATGAAATAAACCAGAATTATGCCGAACGAAGCGAACGAATACACATCGTCAATCAATTGATAAAGGCATATTCACTCTACGAAAAAGACGAAGAGTATGTAGTTACCGAGGACGGAAAAGTTGCTATCGTCGATGAGTTTACGGGCCGTTTGCTTGCGGGACGCAGGTATTCCGACGGACTTCATCAAGCGATAGAAGCGAAGGAAGGAGTAAAAGTAGAGCGCGATATGCAAACGCTTGCAACTATCACGCTTCAAAATTATTTCCGCTTATACAGAAAATTAGCAGGTATGACCGGTACCGCCGAAACTGAAGCATCAGAATTTTTTGATATTTATAAACTTGATGTAATAGTTATTCCAACTAACAAACCGATGGTTCGAAAAGATGACGATGATGTGCTGTATCGGACTATCCGTGAAAAATATAATGCCGTAATTGAAGAAATTGAACAATGCCGCAAAGATGGCAGACCTGTTTTAGTAGGAACTACAAGCGTTGATGTTTCAGAAACTTTGAGTCGTATGTTGAAGCGGAAAGGATTGCCTCACAACGTTTTGAATGCGAAACATCATCAGCGGGAAGCTGAAATTGTTACGAATGCCGGTCTGCCCGGAAATGTAACCATAGCAACAAATATGGCTGGTCGTGGAACGGATATTAAATTGGGCTCGGGTGTGCGTGAAGCAGGCGGCTTGCATATAATCGGAACTGAACGTCACGAAGCCCGCCGAATCGATAGGCAGTTGCGAGGTCGTTCGGGTCGTCAAGGCGATTCGGGTTCATCGCGGTTTTATCTTTCGCTCGAAGATGACTTGATGCGGTTGTTTGGCAGCGATAGAATTTCCAGAATTATGCAGCGACTTGGTTTGAAAGAAGGCGAAGTAATCCAACATCCGATGATTACCCGTTCGGTCGAACGTGCACAGAAAAAAGTTGAAGAAAACAACTTCTCAATTCGTAAACGTCTCCTTGAATACGACAACGTGATGAATCAACAGCGAGAGGTAATTTATACGCGCCGCCGTCATGCTCTTTTAGGTGAACATCTTCGCGATGATATTCACTTGATGCTAAAAGATTTTATAGATGATCTGATTGAAAAACATTATGATGAAGGAGAAATTGAAGAACTTAAAGAAACATTACGGACTAATTTATTAGTCGAATTCAAAATACAACCCGACCGTTGGCAATCGCTCGGTAAAGATGGTGTGGCGGATGAAGTTTACAAAGCGGCAATCGAATTTTATAAACGTAAAGAAGAACGCATCGGCGCCGAGAATATGGCGATGTTAGAGAAAATGGTAACGCTGCAGGTGATTGATGAGAAGTGGCGCGACCATTTGCGTGAGATGGACGACTTGAAAGAAGGAATTCACATGCGTGCGTACGGACAGAAAGACCCGTTAATTGAGTATAAAGGTGAATCATTCAAGATGTTTCGGGAGTTGTTAGGATTGCTGATGAACGATACAATTTCGTTAGTATTTAAATTATTCCCAACACCGACTGAAGCTGTTCCTATGCGTCGTGTTCGACAACCGAGACAGGATGAGATGACTTTATCGCATCAGGAATCTCTCGGAATGGGGCTTGCGGCTAACCGTCCGCCGGCAAGTTCTGAACAACAACAGCGAGGTCAACCTCAAGCGTCCGGTAAAAATATTCAGCCAATTCGTGTCGGTGAAAAAGCCGGACGTAACGACCCCTGCCCGTGCGGAAGCGGTAAGAAATTTAAGCATTGCCATGGATAATGACCAATCACAAATAAACCCAATCTTCAAATGCGGTTATGTTGTAATCGTCGGCGAGCCCAATGTTGGAAAATCAACCTTGATGAACACGCTCCTCGGACAGAAAATTTCCATCGTAACTAACAAGCCTCAAACAACGCGACACAAACTTTTAGGAATTCTCTCATCCGAGAGTTATCAAATTATTTTCCTTGATACTCCCGGTTTGTTGAAACCCAAATACAAACTTCAGAGTTTTATGATGGATGCGGCATATTCCGCCATAAATGATGCTGATTTAGTTTTTATGATGGTTGATGCGGAAGATAAGGTTGATAAAAAAAATGATAACGATATAACATTCGACATAATAAAAAAAATTAACAAACCAACTTTCTTAGTCATCAATAAAGTAGATTTAGTAAAGAAGTTCTCGCTTTTACCCATCATCGATTTTTACTCTAACAAATTTCCTTTTGTAGAAATCTTTCCAATATCTGCATTGAACGGAATCGGAACGGACGATTTACTGAAGAGTTTAGTAGATAGCTTACCCCTTCATCCACCCTATTATCCTACAGATTCTGTAAGCAACGCATCGGAAAGATTTTTCGTAAGCGAAATTATCAGGGAAAAGATTTTCGAAAAATATAAACAAGAAATTCCTTACTCTACAACAGTCGAAATAATAGAATTTAAAGAACGTATAGTGAAAAAAGATTTCATATCTGCCGAGATTTATGTTGAAAGGCAATCTCAAAAAGGGATACTGATAGGAAAGAAAGGCGATGCGTTGAAAGCAATAGGCGAATCAGCCCGCGCAGACCTCGAAAAGTTTTTAGGCAGAAGTGTGTTTCTCGAACTTCACGTAAAAGTACGTGAAAAATGGAGAGATAGCGAAGCATGGCTGAAACGCTTAGGATATAAAAATTAAATGACAAGCGATAGATTAAGAATTAGTTTAGGTTTTATTTTTGCTTCACTTATCTGGGGCTCTACGTGGCTTGTTATTAAAGCCGGGTTTGAGAGTATTACACCATTTTATGGTGCAACATTTAGGTTTATTATTGCAGTAATTATTTTATGGTTGATTATCAAAATTAAAAAAATACCTTTACCCCTTGATAAGGATTCAATAAACGTTTATTTAATTGCCGGATTGCTTTCGTTCAGTGTCCCGTTTGCTATGGTCTATTGGGGGCAGCAATATATTCCATCGGGACTGTCTTCTATCTTGTTTGCTTTATACCCTTTTTTTGTTGGAGTGTTGTCACATTTCACCTTACCAAACGAACCGCTGAATATTTTCAAAATAATCGGCGTAGTTTTAGGGTTTTCGGGCATACTAATGATTTTTGCTGATGATATCAGTTGGGCGAGCGAATTAACAAATGCCGGTATGATTGCCATAATTGGAAGTTCATTTTTACAAGCTCTATCACTGGTGTTAATAAAAAAATATGGAAAGGATGTAAATCCGTTTCATTTGAATATTGGTGGAATGGTTATAGGTGTTGTTGTGCTTTTTTTCTTTGCGATTGCTTTTGAAGATGTATCTAAAAACAAATTCGATTTTATAGGAATCGGATCGATTCTTTATTTGGGAATATTTGGTTCGGTGGTAGCATTTTCAATTTATTTCTGGATGCTCAAGCGTGTCGAAGCTGTCTATCTTTCGCTTCTCGCATTTGTTACACCGATATTGGCTGTTATTTTAGGAGGAGTAGTATTGAACGAGAGACTCGATTTTCATATTTTTCAGGGCGCCGCCTTGGTATTGGCTGGTATTTTAATTTCAAACGGTAAACAATTTATTAGCATTTTAAATAAAAAAAAATAATTATGAAAAAATCATATATAAATATATTATTAATATTGTGGGTAGTACTTTTTGCCCAATCTCAGGATTTTTTTCGGGTTGGAAAATTTGAAGCGCAATCGGTTTTTAATAAAACAGTTTCAATAAATTCAAGTAAGCCCTTCGATGTTCTTCATTATAAATTAGATGCAAATCTTGCAATGGAGGATAGCAGTTTTTCGGGGACTATGAAAATGAAAATTTTAATTACTAAACCCACCGATTCACTTACTATGCATTCGGTTGGATTAGTTTTCTTATCATTGAAAGTAAATAGCAATCAAGCGGCGTATCAATTCTATCCAACGGCAGAAACTTTTACTATTCATCTGGGGCGCACGTTCGTTGCTCCGGAAACAGTTGAAGTAGATATTAATTATTACCGCGATCTTGCGTTCTCCCGTCATCCGATGCGGTTGGGGTATTATTGGTTTCGGAAAAGCCCCGGTGCACCAAATCATATTGAAGAAAACATCGGTTACACAATGTCGGAACCCTCCGATGCCCGCTTGTGGATGCCTTGCTACGACGACCCATCCGACAAAGTAAAGTGTGAAATAAACGCTACTGTTCCGCAAGGTTACCAAGCCGGATCGAACGGTTTACTTATCGGAGTTTCGCAAAATGGCGATAATACAATCACGTACAAGTGGCGAGAAGATTCACCGATTACAACTTACTTAATGGTAATTACTGCGTCGAAGTATTCGAAGTATTCGCAATATTATCGTCGGGTTACAAACCCAAGTGATAGTATTGAGATAGTAAATTATATGTGGCAAATGGATTCAGCGGGGACAACCTGGAATGCTGTTAAAGCGTTTGAGAATGTTCCGCAAATGATGGAAGTTTATTCAACAATTTTTGGTGAATATCCGTTTGCAAAGTATGGTCACGCAGTTGCTTATCCGTTTTATTACGGAGGGATGGAACATCAAACACTTTCCACAATCCATCGTGGTTGGTTGAGTGTTGGGGCTTATCCGTTTTACGAAGATTGGATAGCTCACGAACTTGTGCATCAATGGTGGGGGAATTTAGTTACGTGCGAAACTTGGAAAGATATCTGGCTCAACGAGGGTTTTGCTACTTACTCAGAAATGTTGTGGCGCGAGTTTGCTTACGGAATTCAAAGTCGTGATGAGTTGTTGAACCGCTACACACGTTTTACAGATGGTTCCTGGAAATATGCGATATATGATCCCGTAGGACAGGGAATAAAATTATTTACCGGTAATGTATACCAAAAAGCAGGCTGGGTTTTACACATGTTTAGAAATGTAGTTGGCGACTCTGTTTTTTTCAAAATACTCCACAACTATCGCGATGCACATTATTATGGAACTGCAACCACTCAAGATTTTATTGATGCAGTGAACACAACAACAGGCATCAATTACGATTGGTTTTTCAATCAGTGGATTTACGGAAAAGGTTGGCTGAAATTGGGTTATGAAACTGCTTGGGATAATGATAACAAACTACTCACACTTATTTTGCATCAGCAACAGGAATTAACTTGGCCCACTTACAAGATGCCGGTTGAAATTAAATTTTACATTCGGGACACAGATACGTTAGTAACAGTTTGGGATAGCTTGCGAGTCCAAAGTTTTCAGTTCGCTTTTGAGTTCCGACCGGATAGTTTGAAGATTGATCCGAACAATAAAATTTTGAGGCAGATAAGTACTACGCCTGTTTCAGTGAATGAAGAAGATATTTATGGTTTTCAACTATTTCAAAATTATCCAAATCCGTTTAACCCTGCTACAACAATCGCATATCATATTACGAAAAGTAGCTACATTACTTTGAAGGTTTATGATTTGTTAGGCAGAGAAGTCGAAACGTTGATTGACGGATCGAAAGAGGCGGGTAGTTACTTGATTGACTGGAATGCAGAGTCCGTCACTGGCGGATTACCAAGCGGCATATATTTTTACCGTATGACTGTAACTGATGGAAATAAAACAAATTATACGCAAACAAAGAAATTAGTATTAATAAAATAATCTATAAATATTCAAAACTCAATCCGCCCGCCGAAGCTTTAGCGTAGGCGGGAATCCCAAATCATAAATCATAAATCCGAAATCCCTTGTCTCGTTTTAAACTTTACATAGAATACGATGGCACGCGTTACAGCGGCTGGCAAATTCAGAAAAATGCACAGACTGTTCAGGGGGCGATTCTTGATGCGGCGTATAAAGTTTTTCAAATACAAGATTTAGAAGTGTACGGTTCAGGCAGAACTGATGCCGGCGTGCATGCCCTTCAACAAATTGCCCACCTCGAAGTTCGGACTATGCTTGCTCCTGAAATTATCAGGGTGAGACTGAACGATGAATTGCCCGGAGATATCAATATAATCGAAGTTGAAAAAGCCGCAAAGAATTTCCACGCCCGCCACGATGCAGTAGCCCGCAGTTACTTGTATCAAATTACAAGGAGAAGAACTGCATTCGGTAAGCGTTACGTTTGGTGGCTCAAAGAAAAATTTGACTTTCAGAAAATGCAGGAAGCATCTAAACTGTTTGTGGGTATGAAAAATTTGCAGTCATTTACTGCCGATGACCCTGAAGAAAAATCCACAAAAGTATTGATTGAAGAAATTGAAATGAAAGAAGCCGGCGACTTGATATTGATAAGGATTTACGGCTCTCATTTTTTGTGGAAACTTGTTCGCCAGATTGTGGGAGTTATTGTAGAAGTGGGGAGCGGAAAACTTGCGCTTGATAAAGTTCAGCATTACATCAAAATAAAATCCAATGAGCCGGCAAAATTCTCCGCACCGCCGTCAGGACTGTTTTTAGAACGAGTTTATTATCAGGGCGATCAGAAACTCCAGAAGTTAGAACCGGTTTTAAGTGTCGTTACATCTCCCCATAAAAATTTATGAATCCATACTTAGTAATAATTCTTTTTGCTCTTCTAATAGAATATATTCTGGAACTAATCGCCGACCTTCTTAACCTCAAAACACTCTCTGCCGTTCTGCCTAATGAGTTCAATGGCATCTATGATGAAGAGACATACAAAAAATCACAAACTTATACATACACGCGGACTGTATTTGGTATCGTCGAATCAAGTTTTAGTCTCGTTATAACCTTTGTATTCTGGTTCCTCGGTGGTTTTAATTACCTCGATATTATAGTTCGTGATTTGCAGCTTGGTTTTGTTTTCACAGGAATAGCGTATATCGGTATTCTCATCATCATCAGGTCAATTCTTTCAATGCCGTTTAGTATTTACTCGACTTTTGTTATTGAAGAAAAATTTGGATTTAACAAGACCACCGTAAAAACTTTTATCACAGACATTCTCAAAGGTTTACTGCTTGGCGCCATTCTCGGTGGATCGCTACTGTTAGGCATTCTTGTCTTGTTCGAATATGCGGGTGTCTTTGCGTGGTTGTATTGTTGGACTGCGGCATCGGTTTTTGTGCTTTTTATTCAATTTGTAGCACCGACTTGGATAATGCCGCTGTTTAACAAATTCACTCCGCTCCAGGATGGAGAGTTGAAAGAGTCGATAGTTTCTTATGCTAAGTCGGTTAAGTTCTCATTGCGCGATGTTTACGTTATGGACGGCTCGAAACGGTCGAGTAAATCGAATGCATTTTTTACAGGATTCGGTAAAAATAAACGTATTGCTCTTTTCGATACATTAATTCAGAAACATACAATCCCGGAGTTGGTTTCAGTGCTTGCTCATGAAATTGGTCATTACAAAAAGAAGCATATAATTCAGGGAATGATTATCAGCATATTGCATATGGGATTGATGTTCTTCCTGCTGTCGATATTCGTAACTCAGCCTGGGTTATTCGATGCATTTTTTATGGAGAACATTTCTGTTTATGCAGGACTGTTGTTCTTCGGTATGCTTTTTACGCCGCTTGAGTTTTTGGTTTCCTTAGCGTTAAATGCTTTATCGAGAAAGCATGAATACGAAGCAGATAGGTTTGCAGTCGAAACAATGAAATCTTCAGAACCATTTGTTGATGCGTTGAAAAAATTATCAAAGGACAATCTTTCGCACTTAACTCCGCATCCGTTTTATGTTAAGATGAATTATTCGCACCCGCCTGTGGTTGAGAGGATAATTGCTATAAAATCCGAAATCCAAATTCATATCTGATTCTATAATCTCCGATTCTAATTTTGTAATCCATCAGGTTTTATTTTTGCGATCACTGATATAATCATCAAGAAACATGTAATCACCGGTTTTATAAGCGACACGTGCTTCATGAATCTCAGATTTTACTTTCGGATCTGCAAGTAGTGTATCTTCTTCCGCTTGTTCTAATTGTTCATGTAATAGTTTCCATAACCGCAGTTTTTCGGTTAAAGATAAATTATTTATTGTATTCAATAGGGATTCAAACGGGACAGAAATATTGATTGGGTCAATTGCCATATTATAAATCCTTTCTATGTGTATTATATATAAATTACGAAATAATATCAACTCCTCAT is from Bacteroidota bacterium and encodes:
- the secA gene encoding preprotein translocase subunit SecA, whose protein sequence is MLNIIKKIFGDKHAKDVKRIQPIVEEINKHFEEYKNLTDDELKGKTVEFRNRIKEATSELETEIAEIKEKLKGELPLEESEPLWDELEVLQKNLDDTIAEVLNELLPEAFAVVKDTCRRLVSQSWEITGHKILWDMVPFDVQLIGGVVLHEGKIAEMATGEGKTLVATLPMYLNALPGRGVHLVTVNDYLAKRDSEWMGKIFEFHGITVGCIQSQMDSQQRRKQYACDITYGTNNEFGFDYLRDNMVVTPEDLVQRKHNYAIVDEVDSVLVDEARTPLIISGPVRGEDNKFQEMKPRIEKLINAQRNFVTKIATEAEKFLEEGKTEDAGVLLLRAYRGLPKQKKLMKLLSEPTNKRLMYSTEMEYMRDQSRRMHEITDELYYSIDEKNHSINLSEKGRELLASSNKEKDFFILPDVGTEVSLLENDTTLSEDEKIKKRDEINQNYAERSERIHIVNQLIKAYSLYEKDEEYVVTEDGKVAIVDEFTGRLLAGRRYSDGLHQAIEAKEGVKVERDMQTLATITLQNYFRLYRKLAGMTGTAETEASEFFDIYKLDVIVIPTNKPMVRKDDDDVLYRTIREKYNAVIEEIEQCRKDGRPVLVGTTSVDVSETLSRMLKRKGLPHNVLNAKHHQREAEIVTNAGLPGNVTIATNMAGRGTDIKLGSGVREAGGLHIIGTERHEARRIDRQLRGRSGRQGDSGSSRFYLSLEDDLMRLFGSDRISRIMQRLGLKEGEVIQHPMITRSVERAQKKVEENNFSIRKRLLEYDNVMNQQREVIYTRRRHALLGEHLRDDIHLMLKDFIDDLIEKHYDEGEIEELKETLRTNLLVEFKIQPDRWQSLGKDGVADEVYKAAIEFYKRKEERIGAENMAMLEKMVTLQVIDEKWRDHLREMDDLKEGIHMRAYGQKDPLIEYKGESFKMFRELLGLLMNDTISLVFKLFPTPTEAVPMRRVRQPRQDEMTLSHQESLGMGLAANRPPASSEQQQRGQPQASGKNIQPIRVGEKAGRNDPCPCGSGKKFKHCHG
- the era gene encoding GTPase Era yields the protein MDNDQSQINPIFKCGYVVIVGEPNVGKSTLMNTLLGQKISIVTNKPQTTRHKLLGILSSESYQIIFLDTPGLLKPKYKLQSFMMDAAYSAINDADLVFMMVDAEDKVDKKNDNDITFDIIKKINKPTFLVINKVDLVKKFSLLPIIDFYSNKFPFVEIFPISALNGIGTDDLLKSLVDSLPLHPPYYPTDSVSNASERFFVSEIIREKIFEKYKQEIPYSTTVEIIEFKERIVKKDFISAEIYVERQSQKGILIGKKGDALKAIGESARADLEKFLGRSVFLELHVKVREKWRDSEAWLKRLGYKN
- a CDS encoding DMT family transporter yields the protein MTSDRLRISLGFIFASLIWGSTWLVIKAGFESITPFYGATFRFIIAVIILWLIIKIKKIPLPLDKDSINVYLIAGLLSFSVPFAMVYWGQQYIPSGLSSILFALYPFFVGVLSHFTLPNEPLNIFKIIGVVLGFSGILMIFADDISWASELTNAGMIAIIGSSFLQALSLVLIKKYGKDVNPFHLNIGGMVIGVVVLFFFAIAFEDVSKNKFDFIGIGSILYLGIFGSVVAFSIYFWMLKRVEAVYLSLLAFVTPILAVILGGVVLNERLDFHIFQGAALVLAGILISNGKQFISILNKKK
- a CDS encoding M1 family aminopeptidase; this translates as MKKSYINILLILWVVLFAQSQDFFRVGKFEAQSVFNKTVSINSSKPFDVLHYKLDANLAMEDSSFSGTMKMKILITKPTDSLTMHSVGLVFLSLKVNSNQAAYQFYPTAETFTIHLGRTFVAPETVEVDINYYRDLAFSRHPMRLGYYWFRKSPGAPNHIEENIGYTMSEPSDARLWMPCYDDPSDKVKCEINATVPQGYQAGSNGLLIGVSQNGDNTITYKWREDSPITTYLMVITASKYSKYSQYYRRVTNPSDSIEIVNYMWQMDSAGTTWNAVKAFENVPQMMEVYSTIFGEYPFAKYGHAVAYPFYYGGMEHQTLSTIHRGWLSVGAYPFYEDWIAHELVHQWWGNLVTCETWKDIWLNEGFATYSEMLWREFAYGIQSRDELLNRYTRFTDGSWKYAIYDPVGQGIKLFTGNVYQKAGWVLHMFRNVVGDSVFFKILHNYRDAHYYGTATTQDFIDAVNTTTGINYDWFFNQWIYGKGWLKLGYETAWDNDNKLLTLILHQQQELTWPTYKMPVEIKFYIRDTDTLVTVWDSLRVQSFQFAFEFRPDSLKIDPNNKILRQISTTPVSVNEEDIYGFQLFQNYPNPFNPATTIAYHITKSSYITLKVYDLLGREVETLIDGSKEAGSYLIDWNAESVTGGLPSGIYFYRMTVTDGNKTNYTQTKKLVLIK
- the truA gene encoding tRNA pseudouridine(38-40) synthase TruA; translated protein: MSRFKLYIEYDGTRYSGWQIQKNAQTVQGAILDAAYKVFQIQDLEVYGSGRTDAGVHALQQIAHLEVRTMLAPEIIRVRLNDELPGDINIIEVEKAAKNFHARHDAVARSYLYQITRRRTAFGKRYVWWLKEKFDFQKMQEASKLFVGMKNLQSFTADDPEEKSTKVLIEEIEMKEAGDLILIRIYGSHFLWKLVRQIVGVIVEVGSGKLALDKVQHYIKIKSNEPAKFSAPPSGLFLERVYYQGDQKLQKLEPVLSVVTSPHKNL
- a CDS encoding M48 family metallopeptidase — translated: MNPYLVIILFALLIEYILELIADLLNLKTLSAVLPNEFNGIYDEETYKKSQTYTYTRTVFGIVESSFSLVITFVFWFLGGFNYLDIIVRDLQLGFVFTGIAYIGILIIIRSILSMPFSIYSTFVIEEKFGFNKTTVKTFITDILKGLLLGAILGGSLLLGILVLFEYAGVFAWLYCWTAASVFVLFIQFVAPTWIMPLFNKFTPLQDGELKESIVSYAKSVKFSLRDVYVMDGSKRSSKSNAFFTGFGKNKRIALFDTLIQKHTIPELVSVLAHEIGHYKKKHIIQGMIISILHMGLMFFLLSIFVTQPGLFDAFFMENISVYAGLLFFGMLFTPLEFLVSLALNALSRKHEYEADRFAVETMKSSEPFVDALKKLSKDNLSHLTPHPFYVKMNYSHPPVVERIIAIKSEIQIHI